DNA sequence from the Myxocyprinus asiaticus isolate MX2 ecotype Aquarium Trade chromosome 3, UBuf_Myxa_2, whole genome shotgun sequence genome:
AAGCTAGTGAAAacccttcccagaagagtggaagctgttagggAGGACAAACACCCTATTAATGCCAATGATTTTGAAATTTAATACTCAACAAGCCAGGGATTTGCCAGGGTGGTCGACTAAATGACTAGTCGTCCAACTGACTAGTTGATAAGTGGGGtagactactaacattaatatttttagtggtggtgattttaataggagatgcatttttcaaattaattgagagattaAACTACTTAGAGAGCGTTTTTGCGAGATGATAGCTTGCTCAGTTTAACAGCGAATAACACTCAGCATGGTAAAACTCTCTGTAGGAAGTttagtctctttaatgctttaggtttatttatttttttacgcgTTGATGTTATAGCAAAGCACGgaattaacaatacatttctaGACGATCACTGTCAGaggttaaatcctctgctgtgactAATATTCCCGTATTTGTTGTGGGGAGATTAAAGTattttgctgatttttttttttaactttatttttataataagtttaccaaaaaaatacaacaaaaaataacaacaacacatGTGGGGTATCCATTCAGCTGTTTGCACAGATGTATAGAATTACAGACTTACAGCACAATAATTAGTTGGTGTCTTTACTGATATACAGTCTCCATTTTGCCTAGTAActttgaaataaatcatttttaagCCTTAAATGAAATGTCAtttcctacatacagtatatttctttgaCAACTTCTATCCATTGACCATGTAGATGCGGTTCTGGCTTGTACCAATTTATGGTAATGGTATACACGCAATAAGTAATATCTTAACAAGGTACACATCCTCCTTCAGCACATTGACTGAAATATTTACAAAGTACAGTATTGTAAAATCTCTTGTAATCTTGTTCCACACGTTGTCCGAGATTTCTTTTTCTAACTCTTTCTCCCATATCTGTTTTATATAAAGCGATGTGTTGTCTCTACTCTCCGTCAGAGCATGGAAGAGTGAAGAAATTATTCTAGGTTTACTCTTTGTTTACATAGCTATTATTAGCTCAATCACTTTGTTCAATTCTAAagcttgctgttttttttattttttatttccctcTCAAGATATTTACCCATAACTGTAAATAGCGATAAGAGTCTTTATTTTctaaattgtaattttcttttacttttgcTGATTTtcattctgcgttcaggatgTGCATAAGCAGTTTCGTTGGGGCCAttattatttcttacttttcctactttgatagttttgtgcaataaaattgtaaagtttttttagcctattttatttttgaatatcCATTTCATTTCCttgttgaagtgctgcacttagcTTTCATATATCCCTCTGAAAAGAATCTAATGGGGGTCACATGAACATAACAGAGcctatattatacattattatccttaacaaggactagtcattcaaacaaccgaccgactagtcgattatgaaattgggtagttttgcacatccctacaagCACATATGGTTGTGGTGTTTGGGTGTTCACATACTCTTGTCCATATAATGTATCACTGATAAGTTATTTCACTAAAACTAATAGGTTCTAATGTTTTATGTGATTTTGTGTATTAAAATCAAAACCAATCATGTCTTTAATTTCCAACCCAAACAATAAGTTGCAGCATTTACCttatatattcattatatatagGGAAAGTATATCAAACATGACATGGATTTCCATTTTCTGCAGGTTGTTCTCCCATGTAGATGACCCATTCCTAGATGATCCTTTACCTAGGGAGTATGTGCTGTACCTGAAACCCAGCGGCCCTCTCCTCAACCAGCTCTCCAACTTCTGGCAACAGAGTCGCATCACCTGTGGCAAGAACAAAGCCCACAATATCTTTCCTCACATAACCCTCTGCCAGTTCTTCATGGTCAGAGCATTTATCAACACAATCAATTGTATATGTGTCATCGTCATTAGCATgatttaatagtatttatatgttaaatactacatttaaaaaaaatatatattttatccccttttctcccaatttggaatgcccaattcccactacttagtaggtcctcgtggtggcgcggttactcacctcaatccgggtggcggaggacaagtctcagttgcctccgcttccgagacatCAATCCGCAAATTGTATCACGttgcttgctgtgcatgacaccgtggagactcacagcactggaggctcgtgctactctccgcgattcacgcacaacttacgtaccacattgagagcgagaacccttaatcgcgaccacgaggaggttaccccatgtgacgcaACCCTTCCTAAacatcgggccaatttggtttcatcggagacctggctggagtcactcagcacaccctggattcgaactcgcgactccaggggtggtagtcagcgtcaatacacactgacctacccaggcccccccaaatacaacatttttaacagaCAGTATATCACTGTGGGATTTTAGAGGTTGAAGAAGGATCTGAGTCTATATTCTGGGCTTATTGTTAGATTAGCTTGTTTCTCTATAAACTATTTTAGGGTCAGATGTGTGTCgtcgtatatacagtatagtgtgtTGATCTATGTAATGTTGATCTGTAAATTCTGTGTTCCTAGCAGTCTCACCGCAgtactgtatctctctctctctctctctctcactgtagtGTGCAGACAGTAAGGTAGATTCCCTCTGTGAAGCTCTGCAGACGGTGGTAAGCCAGTGGAGAGGTCGTTTTCCTTCCCCCCTCCCCCTGGAGTTCTACTCTTCCTCTAACTTCATCGGCCTCTTTGTGGAAGAGAAGGTGGCCGAGGTGATCAAGAACTTTGCTGCAGACTTTGCCACAGAGGCAGCTTCCAAAGCAGGTGTGTGTTGAGAGGTTGTTTGTTGGTATGCCTTGCTATATGTGATGATGACATGAACAATGAAGCCCTTTTAAACTAATGATACTTTGTTTTTACCATATTGTTCCTTTCTTCCCCTCTGCCTTGCTAttcctccctctttctctccctccagATGTTCATGTGGAGCCCCATAAAAAACAGCTCCATGTAACTCTGGCGTACCACTTTCAATCAAATCATCTTGCATCGTTAGAGAAACTTGCCAAAGGCGTAGACATAACCCTGGGCTGTGATTGGCAAGCTGTACTCTTTTCACGGGACATCCGATTTGCCAATCATGAGGTAGTCTAATTAATGTCATTATCAGTTTCTTTTGTTAACCTCTTAAAGgttaacaaaatacaaaataaaaaaacaatacaaaataaaaaagtaccAATGAGCCACATTAGTACATTTCTAATTACATTGTCAATACTTTTTCCAAGATTTAGTTGCAGTTTGTCcttttattgtgtacagtacacTGGAGCTGTAGTCTGACAGATTTATTTACTTTCGTTGTCATAAATGGTGCAAAAACCTAATGTTAGGTCATGTCGCTGTAGTTTCTGGATTGATTTCAGGGCACatcgcaagaattttggcttgtatGTGAAAAAGAACTCTTCAAATGTTGGTAGTGCTTTGCATCATGGATCCCTCGTACATGCTTCGTAAATGCAAAGTGCTCCTTGTTCACCTTTTGTTCAATTTACACTTAAGcgtaatttcaaatatatttgcatatatttgaaaatgtattgcaagcacaTACACAGAAGACAAGTTTGTTAACTGAGGAATTTTCTTCCTATCACCATATGAAACAAGTACTCGGCCAAACCCAACTCGTCATCTAGTGGCAAAACTAACCGACTAACAGAGTAGTCGATGAGTCGGTGCAACCCCTGATCTAGTAGGAAATAGATTCTACTATGACTGCTCTTTTATTCATTTCATCAATTTCTTAATGATTTGTAAATTGAAAGATCTTGTAAAGGTTTTGTTATGTTGTAAGAAATGTTTTTACTTATTGTTTGTCATATTTTCTTGAACTACTTCGatcttgccatgaaaatagccattgatgctgacatggcattaaataaatattttttaattgtaaattagaCAAAAACACTTTGTGGATGTTATTAGTGTTTGTGTTAATGAGGTTAATACTATGACAAGTGGACATCTTtgattaaaaagttttttttgttgttgttttttttgtgtgatgctgaaaCTATGTTAGTGAAGTAAATCAAAGTTATTGTATACTGACCTTTTGACCCAGTGGCCTTTGttttatctctctctatctctgttttCAGACCCTGCGGGTGATGTACCCTTATGTGCCTCAGAATGATGATGAACTGGAGCTGGTGCCTGGTGACTTTATCTTCATGTCGTCCTTAGAACAGGCCACAGCAAGTGAGGGCTGGGTCTACGGGACCTCTATGAGTACAGGGTTATCTGGACTACtgccagaaaattatgtcaatcgGGCAGACGAGTGTGACACTTGGGTCTTTCATGGGTAAGTTGGATCATGAGAGGTATTTCATGGTACCAATACTATGGTGATATTATGCAACaatttatagggatagttcaccctaaaaatgaaaattctgtcagcatttactcacaggttgttccaaacctgtatgactttcttccgtggagcacaaaaggagatgttatgttaGGAAGGACTGACAGACCGTTACCATTTACTTTCTTTGGATGGAAAAAAGGTGCAATAAAAaactaatggtgactgagactgttagttctgcctaacatcttcttttgtgtaacttgaaagaaagaaactcaacatgagggtgagtaaatgctgacagagttgtcatttttaggtgaaccatccCATTTAGACAATAACTGCAACATTTGCCTATGTATTAGCTCTCTACATTCTGTTAATTCATTTAATATATCTTTTTACAGATCTTTTTCTTTCCTTAATGGAACCTCCCCTTCCAATAGCAGGGGTGCAGTTGGTGGATTGTTTCTTGACACACACTTCGATGGCCGTGATGACCCCATCTCAATGGATCCACTCACTCTTAGTGTCATATGTCAGCCTATGCAGGTAAAAACTCGAGGAGGACTCAAGTGCTGATTTGACTGACTCTAAAACCTTTTTATGATGAATTATGACTTATTTAAACATTTGAGGTCTGTTTTAGATGCTACGACCCAATCAATCTCGATTGCCTAAGAGAACGTTGTTTGTTTGTCGCCATGGTGAGAGAATGGATGTAGTTTTTGGGAAACACTGGATCAATCAGTGCTTTGATGCCAAAGGTCTGAGTTAAAATCTTTTTAATTTGCGTGTTCTTCTGTTTTCTATATACCTCCATTTCtgaaagtatttattttatttatttttttaactgaaaattaaTGCACAGTTTATGGATGTTtactcatttgtgtgtgcatgctAACTACATCCCTGAGCAGGTCGGTATGTGCGGTCTAACCTCAATATGCCGCCGAGTCTGCCAGCGAGGAGTGGAGGGTACAGGGACTATGATAAGGACTGCCCTATCACTGTGTTTGGATCCACGCAAGCTCGTCTAGTTGGTCAGTCCCTCGTCATTGTTAAATATCCATTAATAGCAAGAACCAATACTTtttaagatgaagtgtgtaatttctaagtCACAAGCAACACCAGACAAAATTACCTTTATGTAATTcacttatacattttttttatccaaagcatcagttttaatttgtgtttgtgtataattGTTTTATAGGGGAGGCCCTGCTGGAGAGTCATACAGTGGTAGATTTTGTGTATTGTTCTCCATCTCTGCGCTGCGTGCAAACAGCCTATAATATCCTTAGAGGTATAATAACACACCCATCACTCTTTCATATTTCTTGCATGCTTTTATGAACCAGAGATTTTGCTTATATGAATGTATTGTGAGGCAAGGATTGTAATCAGCATCATTTCACAGGAACCATGCTAATTTCCACCCTAAAATAATTTCTTCCCATATACCTTGTTCTTTGTTATGGACGGTGTCTCTCAGGTCTTCAACAGGATGCAAAGACTAAGATCAGAGTTGAGCCAGGTCTGTTTGAGTGGACTAAATGGGTATCAGGAACCTCGTTACCTGCTTGGATCCCCCCTGCAGACTTGGCAGCTGCTAACCTCAGTGTGGACACAACATACAGGTATATACAGGATACACAGAAAACATATACACTGAACGATGGTGCAccctaaatgtattttattagtcTGTCTCTCcactatatgtttttttttttttttgctttacgtTTTGATTGAAATGTTGTTTATGGATAGCATAGGATTCTGAAGTTGCACAATGAATAGTTCTGATAGGATGAATTCATGTCTCCCAGCACTATTTGGTTACATAAATCAATTCTTTTAAGTTGCCTTGTTCCACTCCAGACCTCATATACCGATCAGTAAACTGGCCGTGTCGGAGTCCTATGAAACATACATCAGCCGCAGCTTCCAAGTGACACGTGAAATACTGTCAGAGTGCAATAATCTGGGTAGGCCATGAGTGTGTGGATAAATGTGTTTgtgtcagggtcagaaattaaccacaGCTCTGGgcaaaatgccaccaaaagtgcCACCCAGATATTTCAAAAGTGGGGGTAAAAAAAATGCCACTGTAGTGAATCCctgttttttttatctgacatttgacatatttcatgatattttatTCTAGGTTTATCCAATTATACTGTAGGTTAAGACGCCATAGAGAccattttaatgtattaattcaatagaagtatttgacataaatggacaaCAAATAAAGTATCAGGGTTCACACAGTCCTGGAAAACATGGAGgtttcagggaattttaaaatagtgttttcTAGGCCTGTAAAGTCATggagattaaaggtgcactcagcaacttTTGCGTTTGTCTCATCTTGGATCTTCAGTGACACATAGCGGTGTGgatacagcatcattcaaaaagTTTTAGTaacagatgccactgtagaaattcactatacacagtcagccatgattaatttaatccaagagtgaaagtgtccaaaatcAAGTTGGTTACTGAGATTTAgctagtagtatttggctggtcatgtgattctaacatggcagcccccatgaagagaccctctccatgtagaataaaacagcttttataaggttacttataatgactattaatttctttaagagtaaaactttttttaatgaggaaaaaattactgagtgcacctttaactaaatCTTGGAATAAATCATGGACGTTTCTATAGTTAATATAAATTCTTCTAGTTACACTCtgatctaaaatatttcatcattttaatGTTGCTCCAAGCTAGAGCTTGTGTAGAGAACAACTTGCTCGCAAGCCAtaatgatgtctgatttgtgagcaaATTCGTCTTTAAGTAGGTTATTTTCAGTTAATTGGTCGAAATGGTTCACAAATTGTTGATTCATTAGCCAATCTgaatctaaattttttttttttttttttatccttacaTCACAAACGACTAGAAAAGTCATGCAAAAATCATGAAATTTAATTGGTCAAAAAAGGTGGGAACCCTGaaatatgccctcataaatgTAACAATGCCCCAGAAAATCAATTCCCTTAATAaatagttaatttctgacactggtttatgtgtgtgtgtgtgtgtgtgtctatatgtacatatatacacacatacacacacacacacattatatttatttatttattttttgacagagTATACACTGATCTAAATGTATGAGGTATTAGAAGTTTCAATCTTACCTTGTTATGGTGCTCTTCAAACAGGAAATACAGTGCTGATTGTGGCCCATGCTTCCTCTCTGGAGGCGTGTACTAGGCAGATACAGGGACTCACTCCACAGAACTCTAAAGACTTTGTGCAAGTGGTCAGAAAGGTCAGTTGTCTTGTgcattttcaaaatcttttaTCTCTATGAATTATTTTGGACCTAAATCATCCCTCTTTTCTCCCCTTCCATTCTTTGtccctctctttatctctctgtctCCATTTCTGCATGTGTCTCTTTCAGATACCTTACTTGGGCTTTTGTGCCTGTGAGGAGATGGGTGAGACAGGTGTGTGGCAGCTTGTGGACCCTCCAATCCTGCCACTCACCCATGGACCCAATCACAGCTTTAACTGGAGGGAAACGCTGCTGCAGGACTGAGAGTCTCTGCAACTTTAATTGCTTTTCCTCCAAAGACAGTGACGTGCTAAAAGTCACACATCTATTTCACATCATCACAGACCTGCATCATAGCACTATAAAAAGATCATGCTTCCATAGCCAAGTTCTTGCACTGCTGCAGTACACCTCAGTACACCTAGACTCTATGTCTTAATATATAAGAGCAGTAATATTTGTGAAATGCTCCCGTAATGTGCTCTAACACCATTTGCAGGCCTACATACATGGTCAAGGATGAAACATCAAAGTTAAATGCTGCAGTAGGTTATTTCAGAGTTGAGCTTAACGCTTGCGTCCAATTGTATCCAAAACATAACGAAAATCTAAGAGCTTCATAGACACGAACATATGGCATACACAGGATGTCATGCTTGGTGATAAACTCAGGTTTCTGCCTCCCTGAGGAGGAAATTGTGCGCAAAGTTGCGTCAGATTTGATGAGTCATCATTCAAAACTTGCAAAATGGACGCCACTGGACTTGGATGGGTCTCCGCACCCTTTGTAATCTCCATTTAACAACACATGACTTCTCCCTATTACACTGTGAACAAAGTAGACATGCACAACCTCTTGCATCAAGAATAAGATCCCCTCAGATCTGCTACAAGCCCACAAACCAACCTCCTGAAAGCACATGAGAATAATTTGGCAATCAGACAGACTGAGacaaagcagctttaaagtagtttaaaaatggatTTGGAGGACAGCACATTTGTCCTGTGCCTTGCTGTCATGCTGCTATTATTAAACACTTTGGAACTATAGGACACTTTGGGAGGACTGTTAGTTAGGGCTTATTTGGATACAGGTTTTGCATGTAGGGTTTCTTTTGCAAAATGGATGATTATAAGCCCTGGAAGGCATCATCAAACTTTCAAAGATAGTGCCACAAATGGTTACAACTTCTTAAGAACCATTTTACTAACAGCAGCTTGAACAGTTAAACAGGAACGTATTGCTATGGGCAAGTAAGAAAACTTTACTTTCCGAGCACTTGAAAATTGCACCAAACAGGAAAGAATGCTTCAACAATGTAAAGAATTGTACATTAATGCATTACATGTCTGTATATACTAAGTAGCATACTGTAGTAAAAAACATTTGATGTGTTTCACCCTTAAATGGAAGATTTAAAactgcatttatttatgtatccATAAGATAGTTGTAAAGATAATATGTTGGTGcttcagatttgttttttaattatttccttTTATTGAAATAGAGAAATCAAGCCATAGCAAATGACAATATAAACCACTATACAATGCAGTGTTTCTCTCCACTCCACACATTACATATCTATTACTGTTATATGCCATCTGTATTGCCTGATCCTCACAATCATTTTAGCCCACATATGGTTTGCCATGTAATGATGACAGTGAGGTGTGCAATACACTGCATAAGCAAAAGAGGTTTATGGGATTTTGTTTAAATCATATTTCAAGATGTGTTGATTTAGTGCATCTACTTATAAAGTTTATAAAGGTATGCTGTCATACAATTGGACATTATGCTGGACCAAACATGCCAAGGATGTGGGATCAAGGTTAGATCTGTCATATGTTCAAAACAGATGTATGAATCTGCAGTAgacttgttattattattatttgtttttatttcttgcgTAAATGGTTTATGTCAGGGGAAGAATCTTGGAACAATTAAAACATTTCAGAGTCCAGGGAGTCTAAAACAAATCTCTCTTCATTAAGTTGCTGTTTTCCAGTTACATAACCTTCCAGCACAGATGACTTTATGAAGATTCTTAACTAGACATATTTAAAGTTTAGCTACCTGAAACccagtgtaaatgtgtttgtgtttggcaTGGTTGAGTGTTTGTTCATGAGCCAGAAGATAAAAATGCTATTCTCCTACAAAAATAATTACCTTATTAAATAACCTGTGTCTAACATACAACATGTCTACCGTGAATAGATCATCATTCTTCCAAAACTGCGCCAGCAACACACAACCCGCTTATCAGTGTGCATTACCACGGAGGACTGAACAAATACAGCTTGACAACTAGTGATCAATACAGTGATTTACCCAGTAAATAGAGGTAATATTGTATATAATCTCTATATTGTAAATAATAAGCACTTCATGCTTTCAGAAACATGCTATATGTGCAGCTTCTTCTGACTGTTTGAAAAGGAAGAACCAGGTACTCTGAGCAAAAGTGCTTCATTgatatttttcttcttctgaggAACAGAATGAATTATTGTTTTCTCGTGCTCTTAGGGACTTAAAACATACTCAGTTTTAGCAATGAGGGTTTGTCCTGTTGCTCTGCAGACTGATGACGTTGTGTAATTTTATAAACTGTTGGAAGACTTACTAATCAATTACTGAGGCAATGAATGAATAAAGGATATGGGAAAATAAGGGTAAAAACCAGAGTATTACAGATTGCAATTTTAGtatattattgttataattattattagcctGTTATTTTTGGTCCTCCCTGAAatctttcctttttatttttaatatgaatTTCTGCTCTTATTCATGTCATTTGATTTATTTAAGGTTATTGAAGTTCAGTCTTGAGGCATTTTATCAGCATAAACATTATCCCTGCTTGTACAAGTAAATGCTAATTTCATCTCTTCATGGTAAAAGTTTGTACATGAAATGACTGCACAAAACACAAGCTATAGTTCAGTTCTCAAAGTATTTGAATTTGTGTTTGAGTTTACTTTAAGAGTGCACTCTAAAAAAAGATTCCGAAAGCATGTGACATTCTGCCaagaaaaatgaaatatggttgttgacatttattttaagactTAATGCTTAATGTTAGTAAAGCATGTTTGCAAATAAATCTTTTGTCATCCTGcatttaagagttttttttttttttttcatacttttttaCAATACAGTGATCATattacatacagtggcaagaaaaagtatgtgaaccctttggaattacctgcatttatgtatatatttgtcttaaaatctggtttgatcctCATCTAAGTTACTATAATTAACAAACACAATCTagttgtattgttcttgtacatattgaatacatcattcaaacattcacagtgtaggctactgatatcaacaaaagctaattaaagtcaggagttggcaaacctagcatccaattaatgaaattagattggaggtgtgggttagagctactttgacttataaaaccACTCAAACAATTTTGAgattgct
Encoded proteins:
- the LOC127424900 gene encoding ubiquitin-associated and SH3 domain-containing protein B-like, which codes for MAAKDDLYAKVAPRMQRQNRPGTVKHGSSLDVLLSMGFPKTRALKALVSTGGRNVQAACDWLFSHVDDPFLDDPLPREYVLYLKPSGPLLNQLSNFWQQSRITCGKNKAHNIFPHITLCQFFMCADSKVDSLCEALQTVVSQWRGRFPSPLPLEFYSSSNFIGLFVEEKVAEVIKNFAADFATEAASKADVHVEPHKKQLHVTLAYHFQSNHLASLEKLAKGVDITLGCDWQAVLFSRDIRFANHETLRVMYPYVPQNDDELELVPGDFIFMSSLEQATASEGWVYGTSMSTGLSGLLPENYVNRADECDTWVFHGSFSFLNGTSPSNSRGAVGGLFLDTHFDGRDDPISMDPLTLSVICQPMQMLRPNQSRLPKRTLFVCRHGERMDVVFGKHWINQCFDAKGRYVRSNLNMPPSLPARSGGYRDYDKDCPITVFGSTQARLVGEALLESHTVVDFVYCSPSLRCVQTAYNILRGLQQDAKTKIRVEPGLFEWTKWVSGTSLPAWIPPADLAAANLSVDTTYRPHIPISKLAVSESYETYISRSFQVTREILSECNNLGNTVLIVAHASSLEACTRQIQGLTPQNSKDFVQVVRKIPYLGFCACEEMGETGVWQLVDPPILPLTHGPNHSFNWRETLLQD